The following proteins come from a genomic window of Brevibacillus antibioticus:
- a CDS encoding DinB family protein yields MSQSMITSATSVRQIGLQQIPMIPEELLDVQSPAFSNTLRWNIGHIVFCFQHFLSIGLPYQSDLPASYSTLFQTGTKPSDWTTAPPSKDELIHYLSVQLDLLASVTPEQLEAALPAPITMGPFQFTTVGEVFNFALMHESIHLGIISSMVKVVAQEAAAK; encoded by the coding sequence ATGTCTCAAAGCATGATCACTTCTGCCACATCCGTTCGTCAAATTGGTCTGCAGCAGATTCCCATGATTCCTGAGGAGCTATTGGATGTTCAATCTCCCGCTTTTTCAAATACACTTCGCTGGAATATCGGGCATATCGTCTTTTGTTTTCAGCATTTCCTGTCCATCGGCTTGCCTTACCAATCTGACCTGCCCGCTTCTTACTCTACTCTTTTTCAGACGGGAACGAAGCCTTCTGACTGGACGACTGCACCTCCCTCGAAAGATGAACTCATTCACTACTTGTCCGTACAACTAGATCTGCTGGCCTCCGTTACCCCTGAGCAGCTAGAAGCAGCTTTGCCTGCCCCCATTACAATGGGTCCCTTCCAATTTACGACGGTAGGAGAAGTCTTTAACTTTGCCCTCATGCACGAGTCCATCCATCTAGGAATCATTTCCAGTATGGTAAAAGTCGTAGCACAGGAAGCAGCAGCAAAGTAG
- a CDS encoding helix-turn-helix transcriptional regulator, which translates to MNRTGRLLELLALFHTGKTFTVGDLANTLSVSKRTMLRDLHLLNEAGAPLQASPGPGGGYRLIRSHQLVPLALTTEEAVALILSYEALLSYTDKPFAKETLSVIAKLLASLPTDALIRVEQLRKKLRVTNPSGNYVRLPEQTKHPHHSTRLFVRLRWLLVLQMLLLSQRMHGQAAR; encoded by the coding sequence ATGAACCGAACAGGTCGTTTGCTAGAGCTGCTTGCGCTTTTCCACACAGGAAAAACCTTTACCGTGGGTGATTTAGCCAATACGTTGTCCGTATCCAAACGAACGATGCTACGCGACTTGCACTTGCTCAACGAGGCTGGTGCGCCCCTGCAAGCTTCCCCCGGTCCTGGCGGTGGCTACAGGCTGATTCGATCCCATCAGCTAGTGCCTCTTGCCCTCACGACTGAGGAAGCCGTTGCTCTGATCTTGTCGTATGAAGCTCTTCTCTCCTACACGGACAAGCCATTTGCAAAAGAAACCTTGTCTGTGATCGCCAAGCTACTCGCGAGTCTTCCAACAGACGCTTTGATTAGAGTAGAGCAGCTACGCAAAAAACTGCGGGTGACGAATCCGAGTGGAAATTACGTACGACTCCCTGAGCAGACGAAGCACCCGCATCATTCAACCCGATTATTTGTACGCCTTCGATGGCTACTGGTACTGCAAATGCTTCTGCTTTCTCAGAGAATGCACGGTCAAGCTGCGCGTTGA
- a CDS encoding alpha/beta fold hydrolase, with protein sequence MMVYQQGTRLHVLEGARNGETILFVHPQGGTSSIWNDMLPYFSEDFHIICMDLRGHGQSEHAATGYDIGTQCEDIRAVLDHAGVDRAHLIGNSLGGDFATFFAARYPDRVHSLINLDSGMIDLLGPNGEREGSKAEILEQYRKRAVPAFQHREEFAPYGRQHWYPWDPYYEKWFEHVTIYPLADGLITYQIPTAINLQIMETVCDLHYEDAYAQIRCPVLFFPAETEPKLDVKLSLIQKVTRHPQSKTVVIPNSKHLMPIDAPIATSMEILTFLKGLVLDSPSG encoded by the coding sequence ATGATGGTTTATCAGCAGGGGACTAGGTTACATGTGTTGGAAGGGGCACGAAATGGTGAAACGATTCTGTTCGTGCACCCCCAAGGAGGGACCTCGTCCATCTGGAACGACATGTTACCTTATTTTTCAGAGGATTTCCACATCATTTGTATGGATCTGCGTGGGCATGGACAATCAGAGCATGCGGCTACTGGCTACGATATCGGTACACAATGTGAGGATATACGGGCAGTTCTCGATCATGCTGGGGTAGATAGGGCGCATCTGATAGGCAATTCTCTCGGCGGAGATTTCGCCACCTTTTTTGCAGCGAGGTACCCTGACCGCGTGCATTCACTGATTAATTTGGATTCAGGCATGATTGATTTATTAGGTCCAAATGGAGAGCGTGAAGGATCAAAAGCTGAAATTTTGGAGCAGTATCGCAAGCGTGCAGTGCCAGCGTTTCAGCATCGAGAAGAGTTCGCTCCATACGGAAGGCAGCATTGGTATCCGTGGGACCCGTATTACGAAAAATGGTTTGAGCATGTGACGATCTACCCTCTGGCTGATGGACTGATTACGTATCAGATACCGACCGCGATTAACCTTCAAATTATGGAGACAGTCTGTGATCTGCACTATGAAGATGCCTACGCACAAATAAGATGCCCAGTTCTGTTTTTCCCGGCGGAGACTGAGCCAAAGCTCGATGTGAAGCTCTCTCTCATCCAAAAGGTTACCAGGCATCCGCAAAGCAAAACGGTAGTCATTCCAAACTCCAAGCACTTGATGCCGATCGATGCGCCAATCGCGACAAGCATGGAAATACTGACGTTTCTAAAAGGCTTGGTGCTTGACAGTCCTTCTGGATAA
- a CDS encoding amino acid ABC transporter permease, with product MSLSSFFENPERLNRWIDIAQSSFLPLLKGALLYSLTIAIAAFFIGLILAVLTALARLSGIKPLIGIARFYVSIIRGTPLLVQLFIIFYGLPSVGLMIDPIPSAIIGFSLSVGAYSSEVVRAAILSIQKGQWEAAYSLGMTYWQALRRVVLPQAARVSIPPLSNSFISLVKDTSLASVVLVPEMFRKAQEVVAATYEPLLVYAEAALIYWVICFVLSIIQDRIESKLDRYV from the coding sequence ATGTCTCTAAGTAGCTTCTTTGAAAACCCAGAACGCCTGAACCGATGGATCGATATCGCGCAAAGCTCCTTTCTTCCTCTGTTGAAAGGAGCCTTGCTCTATTCTTTAACAATCGCCATCGCTGCCTTTTTCATTGGTCTGATCCTTGCCGTTCTCACTGCGCTGGCACGACTATCCGGCATTAAGCCGCTGATTGGCATCGCCCGCTTTTATGTATCGATCATTCGCGGTACCCCTTTATTGGTCCAATTGTTCATCATTTTTTATGGCTTGCCGAGCGTCGGCTTGATGATCGATCCGATACCGTCGGCAATCATCGGCTTCTCTCTCAGCGTCGGTGCCTACTCTTCCGAGGTAGTACGTGCCGCGATCTTGTCGATTCAAAAAGGACAATGGGAAGCAGCCTACTCCCTGGGAATGACCTACTGGCAAGCACTGCGCAGGGTCGTGCTCCCTCAGGCAGCTCGCGTCTCCATTCCTCCTTTGTCCAACTCGTTTATTAGTTTGGTCAAGGATACTTCGCTGGCTTCGGTCGTTCTCGTACCGGAGATGTTTCGCAAAGCCCAAGAAGTCGTCGCTGCGACATATGAGCCGTTGCTCGTCTATGCGGAAGCGGCCCTTATCTACTGGGTGATTTGCTTCGTACTCTCCATTATCCAGGATCGCATCGAAAGCAAGCTGGACCGTTATGTCTAA
- a CDS encoding SagB/ThcOx family dehydrogenase has translation MHPEWQRIANEFIEATSYRVGELEKGWASRYDFSKRPATYLRFEEVFARIELGKPQFPASVDLWEVLANRRSKRNFLKQPMTLNELNLLLWGTQGITDDMGDYQLRTTPSAGALYPIETYLMINNVEGLEKGLYHLDVQNWCLEGLKKEDTSEIAYLFTEEQEVTRRAAVNFVWTAMVDRTKDKYKERAYRYIWWDSGHVSQNLHLVANGLGLGVTTIGHWMDHDMNEYLGIDGTSHLSVLMASVGKIAGGHWLTDRRPE, from the coding sequence ATGCATCCCGAATGGCAGCGAATTGCAAATGAATTTATCGAGGCGACCTCTTACCGGGTAGGCGAGCTAGAAAAAGGCTGGGCCTCTCGTTATGATTTTTCCAAAAGACCAGCGACGTATTTGCGCTTTGAAGAGGTGTTTGCACGCATAGAATTGGGCAAGCCGCAGTTTCCAGCATCCGTCGATTTGTGGGAGGTCCTCGCTAATCGAAGATCCAAGCGTAATTTCTTGAAGCAGCCCATGACGCTTAACGAATTGAATCTCTTGCTGTGGGGGACACAGGGTATCACAGATGATATGGGAGACTATCAATTACGCACGACGCCATCTGCCGGAGCTCTGTATCCGATTGAGACGTACCTGATGATCAACAACGTGGAGGGACTCGAGAAGGGCCTGTATCACCTGGATGTACAGAACTGGTGCTTGGAGGGACTGAAGAAAGAAGACACGTCCGAGATTGCCTATCTGTTCACGGAAGAACAAGAGGTGACGAGACGGGCTGCTGTCAATTTCGTTTGGACAGCGATGGTGGATCGCACGAAAGATAAATACAAAGAACGTGCGTACCGCTATATTTGGTGGGATTCCGGGCACGTATCGCAAAATCTGCATTTGGTAGCAAACGGATTGGGGCTTGGGGTAACGACGATTGGTCACTGGATGGATCATGACATGAACGAATATTTAGGCATTGATGGCACGTCCCATCTGTCTGTTTTGATGGCATCAGTGGGCAAAATCGCAGGCGGACATTGGCTGACGGACCGACGACCGGAATAA
- a CDS encoding LysR family transcriptional regulator, with amino-acid sequence MTLTQLQVFVAAAKAGSFTRAAEEIGFTQSAVSQMIQSLEKELGVSLFQRSRSGITPTSIGERMLSHARDILNITSCMTEEANVARGISSGTLRIASIPSVASRFLPGLLGSFRKRFPAVDILLLEGDSDEISNWLHSSVVDIAFTVMPDKEMQTLPLLQDEMMVILPDTHPLKDSQTLRFSEIAERCFIMPKDGCIRKMLQENHINPTVTFEVREVYTILTMVQEYIGVTIMPELYMPPVIPKVVAIPLSPAITREVVLAVRNWQSISPLTAEFAVHSQQYVKGIDFTPTSK; translated from the coding sequence ATGACGCTTACCCAACTGCAAGTGTTTGTCGCCGCAGCAAAAGCTGGTAGCTTCACGCGGGCAGCAGAAGAAATCGGCTTTACGCAATCCGCCGTCTCGCAGATGATTCAGTCCCTGGAAAAAGAGCTAGGCGTCAGCCTTTTTCAGCGCAGTCGCAGCGGGATCACTCCGACGAGCATCGGAGAACGAATGCTTTCGCACGCTCGTGACATCTTGAACATCACATCCTGCATGACGGAGGAAGCAAACGTGGCCCGCGGGATTTCGTCCGGCACCTTGCGTATTGCCTCGATCCCCAGCGTCGCCTCCCGCTTTTTGCCTGGACTTTTGGGCAGCTTTCGCAAGCGGTTTCCGGCTGTGGACATCCTGCTTTTGGAAGGCGACAGTGATGAAATTAGCAACTGGCTGCACAGCTCGGTTGTCGACATTGCTTTTACCGTTATGCCTGATAAGGAAATGCAAACGTTGCCGCTCTTACAAGACGAAATGATGGTCATTTTGCCAGATACCCATCCGTTGAAGGACAGTCAGACCCTTCGTTTTTCCGAAATTGCGGAACGCTGTTTCATCATGCCAAAGGATGGCTGCATCCGAAAAATGCTGCAAGAGAATCACATCAACCCAACGGTTACGTTTGAAGTGCGTGAGGTGTATACGATTTTGACCATGGTGCAGGAGTATATCGGCGTCACCATCATGCCTGAGCTGTACATGCCACCTGTCATCCCCAAAGTCGTTGCGATCCCTCTGTCACCCGCGATTACAAGGGAAGTGGTGCTCGCGGTGCGCAACTGGCAGTCGATCTCCCCACTGACCGCAGAGTTCGCCGTTCACAGTCAGCAATATGTAAAAGGCATAGACTTCACGCCAACGAGCAAGTAG
- a CDS encoding amino acid ABC transporter ATP-binding protein yields the protein MITITDVHKQFNTLHVLKGISLSVEKGKVVVIIGPSGSGKTTLLRCLNALEVPTSGSVQIGDVKLDFSKKVERTTIPKLRKQTGMVFQNYNLFPHMTALENVMEGPVTVKKEDKEKARAKAAALLTKVGLGDKLDHFPAQLSGGQQQRVGIARALAMDPQVMLFDEPTSALDPELVGEVLKVMKELAQEGMTMIVVTHEMGFAREVADEVIFMDQGVIVERDTPSHLFAKPREERTRQFLQHLK from the coding sequence ATGATTACGATCACGGATGTGCATAAACAATTCAACACCTTACATGTGCTCAAAGGCATTTCCCTCTCGGTGGAAAAAGGAAAGGTAGTCGTTATCATCGGTCCTTCTGGCTCCGGGAAAACAACCTTACTTCGCTGCCTGAATGCACTTGAGGTTCCGACCAGCGGCAGCGTCCAGATTGGGGACGTCAAGCTGGACTTTTCCAAAAAAGTAGAGAGAACAACTATTCCGAAGCTGCGGAAGCAAACCGGGATGGTGTTTCAAAACTACAATCTGTTCCCGCACATGACAGCCCTTGAAAATGTGATGGAGGGGCCCGTCACTGTCAAAAAAGAAGATAAAGAGAAAGCACGTGCGAAAGCCGCTGCTCTCCTGACAAAGGTTGGTCTTGGCGACAAGCTGGACCATTTTCCCGCACAGTTATCTGGCGGACAGCAGCAGCGCGTTGGGATTGCTCGGGCACTGGCGATGGACCCGCAAGTCATGCTATTTGACGAGCCTACTTCCGCTCTCGACCCGGAGCTCGTTGGCGAAGTGTTGAAGGTGATGAAGGAGCTTGCCCAGGAAGGAATGACAATGATCGTCGTCACGCACGAGATGGGGTTCGCCCGTGAAGTTGCCGATGAGGTGATTTTCATGGACCAAGGCGTCATCGTGGAGCGAGATACACCTTCCCATTTGTTCGCAAAACCGCGTGAGGAACGCACACGTCAGTTTTTGCAGCATTTGAAGTAG
- a CDS encoding nitroreductase family protein encodes MTVVSIAKIIRERRSIKKDYKPDTVPEELVLELLNDAVYAPNHCIREPWRFMFVSSEKKEAFVEKLITCYPPEAHQARRDMYNQPAAYLVVIMKEDPRQKLWEEDFSATAALIQNFQLLAWERGLGVVWKTNAHNWDPKAHAIVGVSPGEKIVGFLHLGFFDQENVPAARTRTPAEEKFTRFE; translated from the coding sequence GTGACCGTTGTGTCCATTGCCAAAATCATTCGAGAGCGCCGCTCTATTAAAAAAGACTATAAACCAGATACTGTGCCCGAAGAACTTGTTCTGGAGCTGTTGAATGACGCCGTATACGCGCCGAACCATTGTATTCGTGAGCCATGGAGATTTATGTTTGTATCTTCAGAGAAAAAAGAAGCGTTTGTCGAGAAGTTGATCACCTGCTATCCGCCAGAAGCCCATCAGGCGCGCAGAGACATGTACAACCAGCCAGCAGCTTATTTGGTCGTTATCATGAAAGAAGATCCGCGCCAAAAACTATGGGAAGAAGATTTCAGTGCGACGGCTGCTCTCATTCAAAACTTCCAGTTGCTTGCATGGGAGCGTGGACTAGGCGTTGTGTGGAAAACAAACGCGCACAACTGGGACCCGAAGGCACACGCTATTGTGGGTGTTTCGCCAGGAGAGAAAATCGTTGGTTTCCTGCACCTCGGTTTTTTCGATCAGGAAAATGTACCAGCAGCTCGCACACGCACACCTGCCGAAGAAAAGTTCACTCGGTTCGAATAA
- a CDS encoding GNAT family N-acetyltransferase, whose protein sequence is MGYLEITKKNIETEHICCALGAKQYEHSVAEKKKWLAERMDEGLVFYRLDERAKVFIEYLPAEMAWVPIKAPNYMYINCLWVSGRYKGNGYAKQLLHHCKEDAIKRGMDGIVHIVGKNKYPYLSERRFFEHMGFELADQAEPYFQLVAWKWNEQAAMPSFHKTGTTPSKETGITIYYTAQCPFAVGVLEELRKVAEAKNVPFHAYRLTTREAAQNAPVVWTTFGLFYHGEFITHEIMSANKFEKWLTELLAHQKPRQSQ, encoded by the coding sequence ATGGGGTATTTAGAAATAACGAAAAAGAATATAGAAACAGAGCACATATGCTGTGCATTAGGTGCAAAACAATACGAACATTCAGTAGCCGAGAAGAAGAAGTGGCTGGCAGAGCGAATGGATGAAGGCTTGGTTTTTTATCGCTTGGATGAGCGGGCAAAAGTGTTTATTGAATACTTGCCTGCGGAAATGGCATGGGTGCCTATTAAAGCGCCCAATTATATGTATATCAACTGCTTGTGGGTGTCTGGCAGATATAAAGGGAACGGGTATGCGAAACAATTGTTGCATCATTGCAAGGAAGATGCCATCAAACGTGGCATGGACGGGATCGTTCATATCGTAGGGAAGAACAAGTACCCGTATTTGAGCGAGAGGCGTTTTTTTGAGCATATGGGGTTTGAGCTGGCAGACCAAGCAGAACCGTATTTTCAATTAGTGGCATGGAAATGGAATGAACAAGCTGCTATGCCATCCTTTCATAAAACAGGAACCACTCCTTCAAAGGAAACAGGCATCACCATTTATTACACGGCACAGTGTCCATTTGCTGTTGGTGTTTTGGAAGAGCTGAGAAAAGTAGCGGAAGCAAAAAATGTCCCCTTTCATGCGTACAGGCTGACAACGAGGGAAGCAGCACAGAACGCGCCTGTCGTATGGACGACCTTTGGCTTGTTTTATCATGGTGAATTTATTACCCATGAAATCATGAGTGCCAACAAATTTGAAAAATGGCTAACAGAGCTTCTCGCACACCAAAAGCCCCGCCAATCCCAATAG
- a CDS encoding YybH family protein, with the protein MEGYKQAFAQYMDATNTHDFANVEKVLHPNAIYWFSDKTCTSMSEIRAYFENAWHLIKDEVYAATDVQWIAVDQRSASCVYTYEYQGYYNGEFVKGSGRATNIFTKTETDEWKLIHEHLSGKVE; encoded by the coding sequence GTGGAAGGATATAAACAGGCGTTCGCGCAATATATGGACGCTACTAATACACATGACTTTGCCAATGTAGAGAAAGTGCTTCATCCGAATGCTATTTACTGGTTTTCCGACAAGACTTGTACATCGATGAGTGAGATCCGCGCTTACTTTGAAAATGCATGGCATCTGATCAAGGATGAAGTCTATGCGGCTACGGATGTCCAGTGGATTGCTGTCGATCAAAGATCCGCTAGCTGTGTATATACGTATGAATATCAAGGCTATTATAACGGGGAATTCGTCAAGGGAAGTGGCAGAGCCACGAATATTTTTACGAAAACGGAGACAGATGAATGGAAGCTCATTCATGAGCATTTGAGCGGCAAAGTTGAGTAA
- a CDS encoding ANT(4')-I family aminoglycoside nucleotidyltransferase, producing MNMNGPVKISRSERFQTCQEIAARLHAVYKEKILAIGVYGSISRGTDGPYSDIEMFCVLEETGEEIEFSYEWSAGPWKAEVNVCSADVLLNTAATVEDDWPLTHGPFFSPLSLYDPKGFFETLKKAAESPAQEEFTENINGILVGEMYEFIGKLRNVNLDGPHTYLPYLAMQFAQYGAMLIGLHNRKLYSTGAKVLPEALELPHRPAGYDQVARLVMAGDLTDPVKIVTACEAFWDGLQEWAAQHHYVIHSERIPF from the coding sequence ATGAACATGAATGGACCTGTAAAAATTTCTCGAAGTGAACGATTTCAAACCTGCCAAGAAATTGCTGCGAGATTGCATGCCGTGTACAAAGAAAAGATTCTGGCCATTGGGGTGTATGGTTCCATTTCTCGTGGGACAGACGGCCCTTATTCGGATATCGAGATGTTTTGTGTACTAGAAGAAACAGGGGAAGAAATAGAATTTAGCTACGAATGGTCAGCGGGACCTTGGAAGGCGGAAGTGAATGTGTGCAGTGCAGATGTTTTGCTAAACACTGCCGCTACTGTTGAGGATGATTGGCCGCTGACACATGGCCCATTCTTTTCTCCGCTGAGTCTGTACGATCCGAAGGGCTTTTTTGAAACGCTCAAAAAAGCAGCGGAATCACCGGCGCAGGAAGAGTTCACAGAGAATATCAACGGTATTCTCGTAGGGGAAATGTACGAGTTTATTGGCAAGTTGCGAAACGTAAATCTAGACGGTCCACATACCTATCTGCCCTATTTAGCCATGCAATTTGCCCAATACGGTGCGATGTTGATCGGGCTGCATAACCGAAAGCTGTACTCGACAGGGGCCAAGGTTTTGCCAGAAGCGCTGGAATTGCCGCATCGCCCGGCTGGATACGATCAGGTAGCCAGATTGGTAATGGCGGGAGATCTGACTGATCCAGTAAAAATCGTTACTGCTTGCGAAGCATTCTGGGATGGTCTCCAAGAGTGGGCTGCACAACATCACTATGTGATTCATTCAGAGCGAATTCCTTTTTAA
- a CDS encoding LysR family transcriptional regulator, with the protein MELRQLEYFMAICEEMHFSRASEKLCTSQSNLSQQIKFLENELGVPLFDRLGKRITLTEAGKVLLEQSRHIFSHIDYAREAIAAMKNNEGGTLTIGVLPGDADLLFDALLVEFHRLYPKTSLSVIESTRIVEQITSGEIDLGVTVLPEPDERITVIPLFHEEFALAVHRTHPLAKEKAIKFGELQEVKMVMFPPDHQARQLINRYCIQEGFRLQPHIETTTLQSQLSLVKKGIGGCILPSLLLQNVNDDEIAIINLLHPTPSQDICLVYRKDKYMGFAARTFIDTLQAYIQSAIDNAQASAINNNHS; encoded by the coding sequence ATGGAACTCAGGCAATTGGAGTATTTTATGGCAATATGTGAGGAAATGCATTTTTCCCGGGCCTCAGAAAAGCTGTGTACCTCTCAGTCCAACCTCAGCCAGCAAATCAAGTTTTTAGAGAATGAGCTGGGTGTCCCGCTGTTTGACCGCTTGGGCAAGCGAATCACGCTGACAGAAGCAGGAAAGGTATTGCTGGAGCAGAGTCGGCATATTTTTTCCCATATCGACTACGCACGTGAAGCAATTGCAGCCATGAAAAACAACGAAGGGGGCACGCTCACGATCGGTGTCCTGCCTGGCGATGCCGACTTGTTGTTTGATGCTCTTCTTGTAGAATTCCACCGCTTGTATCCGAAAACATCCTTATCCGTCATAGAATCTACAAGAATCGTGGAGCAAATCACATCCGGCGAGATTGATTTGGGCGTGACGGTGTTACCTGAGCCGGATGAGAGAATCACTGTTATTCCGCTATTTCATGAAGAGTTCGCGCTTGCCGTTCATCGCACACATCCACTCGCCAAGGAAAAGGCAATCAAGTTTGGGGAGCTTCAAGAGGTAAAAATGGTGATGTTTCCGCCGGATCATCAAGCAAGACAGCTCATCAATCGCTATTGCATACAGGAAGGCTTTCGTTTGCAGCCTCATATCGAAACAACTACACTCCAGTCTCAATTGAGTCTTGTAAAAAAGGGGATCGGGGGCTGTATCCTGCCTAGCTTATTGCTGCAAAATGTAAACGACGACGAGATTGCGATCATCAATCTCTTGCATCCGACACCGAGCCAAGACATCTGTCTGGTTTATCGCAAGGACAAATATATGGGGTTCGCCGCTCGTACCTTCATCGATACGCTACAAGCGTATATTCAATCGGCCATCGACAACGCCCAGGCTTCCGCCATCAATAATAATCACTCGTAA